The following coding sequences lie in one Gorilla gorilla gorilla isolate KB3781 chromosome 5, NHGRI_mGorGor1-v2.1_pri, whole genome shotgun sequence genomic window:
- the LOC129534179 gene encoding alcohol dehydrogenase class-3-like — MANQVMKCKAAVAWEAGKPLSIEEIEVAPPKAHEVRIKIIATAVCHTDAYTMRVADPEGCFPVILGHEGAGIEESVGEGVTKLKAGDTVIPLYIPQCGECKFCLNPETNLCQKIRVTQGKGLMPDGTSRFTCKGKTILHYTGTSTFSEYTVVADISVAKIDPLAPLDKLCLLGCGISAGDGAAVNTAKVEPGSVCAVFGLGGVGLAVIMGCKVAGASRIIGVDINKDKFARAKEFGATECINPQGFSKPIQEGLIEMTEGGVDYSFECIGNVKVMRAALEAYHKGWGVSVVVGVAASGEEIATRPFQLVTGHTWKGTAFGGWKSVESIPKLVSECMSKKIKVDEFVTHNLSFDEINKAFQLMRSGKSIQTVVKI, encoded by the coding sequence ATGGCGAACCAGGTTATGAAGTGCAAGGCtgcagttgcttgggaggctggaaAGCCTCTCTCCATAGAGGAGATAGAGGTGGCACCCCCAAAGGCTCATGAAGTTCGAATCAAGATCATTGCCACTGCGGTTTGCCACACCGACGCCTATACCATGAGGGTAGCTGATCCTGAGGGTTGTTTTCCAGTGATCTTGGGACACGAAGGTGCTGGAATTGAGGAAAGTGTTGGCGAGGGAGTTACTAAGCTGAAGGCGGGTGACACTGTCATCCCACTTTACATCCCACAGTGTGGAGAATGCAAATTTTGTCTAAATCCTGAAACTAACCTTTGCCAGAAGATAAGAGTCACTCAAGGGAAAGGATTAATGCCAGATGGTACCAGCAGATTTACTTGCAAAGGAAAGACAATTTTGCATTACACGGGAACCAGCACATTTTCTGAATACACAGTTGTAGCTGATATCTCTGTTGCTAAAATAGATCCTTTAGCACCTTTGGATAAACTCTGCCTTCTAGGTTGTGGCATTTCAGCTGGTGatggtgctgctgtgaacactgcCAAGGTGGAGCCTGGCTCTGTTTGTGCCGTCTTTGGTCTGGGAGGAGTTGGATTGGCAGTTATCATGGGCTGTAAAGTGGCTGGTGCATCCCGGATCATTGGTGTGGACATCAATAAAGATAAATTTGCAAGGGCCAAAGAGTTTGGAGCCACTGAATGTATTAACCCTCAGGGTTTTAGTAAACCCATCCAGGAAGGGCTCATTGAGATGACTGAGGGAGGAGTGGACTATTCCTTTGAATGTATTGGTAATGTGAAGGTCATGAGAGCAGCACTTGAGGCTTATCACAAGGGCTGGGGAGTCAGCGTGGTGGTTGGAGTAGCTGCTTCAGGTGAAGAAATTGCCACTCGTCCATTCCAGCTGGTAACAGGTCACACATGGAAAGGAACTGCCTTTGGAGGATGGAAGAGTGTAGAAAGTATCCCAAAGTTGGTGTCTGAATGTAtgtccaaaaaaataaaagttgatgaaTTTGTGACTCACAATCTGTCTTTTGATGAAATTAACAAAGCCTTTCAGCTGATGCGTTCTGGAAAGAGCATTCAAACTGTTGTAAAGATttaa